A single genomic interval of Arachis duranensis cultivar V14167 chromosome 7, aradu.V14167.gnm2.J7QH, whole genome shotgun sequence harbors:
- the LOC107458932 gene encoding uncharacterized protein LOC107458932, with protein sequence MGPLVRVLRLVDGEKKPPMCYIYEAMKKSQSSHQLKPHPPWKPRNFFREKNVPTKDKGIKEGSPAPGRSINIISLDNQAHSTKTNEESEEETTETSEGTDNWSEEDYKADLLAIIMVNHVEEEEEEITSERDEPTASSSRTQTGSFEVKTSNKWFTFDDIPPARYRERLNEFSAWIETTMANPNLTSSQVLADFINRMTGNLREWVNNLSEYERLQLINGTSSQFLGIIHQEFLGDITIIQKRNSQEYFELKCCSLNRIDLKKYYKKMAAKYYPLGGNNNPPLKQVFIASLPNELQPELHRMMMALRKEVATTTIGEIYQLALAALDKLCEQQQMFKQLSKNSCKLKGACSKSYLKIKCKESSTCECKPKKKTHWQSPTKAFHQKAFRRGRRKQKYRYFKRRKPQTKSNRCFICGKQGHFAKSCPHKTKKEIKMLQSLMDAASIEDGEDLESVLEEQEVKDRETEYVFQDSDSEGDLPPRRSIFSISSFAPPIASITTKIPKRSNFPEKELGYLRSLGMKQIDGTPRPHFDLKVKTSIYDKSTKAVARGGARLTI encoded by the exons ATGGGTCCTCTTGTTCGAGTGCTTAGACTTGTTGATGGGGAGAAGAAGCCACCAATGTGTTATATTTATGAAGCGATGAAGAAG TCTCAATCCTCTCATCAACTCAAGCCTCATCCTCCTTGGAAACCAAGGAATTTTTTCAGAGAGAAAAATGTTCCTACAAAAGATAAAGGCATCAAAGAAGGGTCGCCTGCTCCAGGACGATCAATTAATATAATCTCCTTGGACAATCAAGCACACAGCACAAAAACTaatgaagaatctgaggaggagaCTACTGAAACTAGTGAAGGGACAGATAATTGGTCTGAAGAAGACTATAAAGCAGATCTTTTAGCAATAATCATGGTCAAtcatgtagaagaagaagaggaagaaataaCTTCTGAAAGAGATGAACCAACAGCTTCGTCTAGTCGTACACAGACAGGGTCTTTTGAAGTTAAAACTTCTAACAAATGGTTCACCTTTGATGATATTCCACCAGCAAGGTACAGAGAAAGGTTAAATGAATTCAGTGCTTGGATTGAAACCACCATGGCCAATCCAAACCTTACAAGTAGCCAAGTCCTTGCAGACTTCATAAATCGGATGACTGGCAACCTCCGAGAATGGGTGAATAACCTGTCTGAGTATGAAAGACTCCAACTCATCAATGGTACCTCTTCACAGTTTCTAGGAATAATACACCAAGAATTTCTGGGAGACATTACAATCATTCAGAAGAGGAATTCTCAAGAATACTTTGAATTGAAGTGTTGTTCACTCAATAGAATAGACTTGAAAAAATACTACAAGAAAATGGCAGCTAAATATTATCCTCTTGGAGGAAATAATAATCCGCCACTTAAACAAGTCTTTATTGCATCCCTGCCAAATGAACTCCAGCCAGAACTACACCGAATGATGATGGCTCTTCGCAAGGAAGTGGCTACTACTACCATTGGAGAAATATATCAATTGGCTCTAGCCGCTCTTGACAAATTGTGCGAACAACAACAAATGTTCAAACAGCTCAGCAAAAATTCGTGCAAACTCAAAGGAGCATGCAGTAAATCCTATTTGAAGATCAAATGCAAGGAGTCAAGCACATGTGAATGTAAGCCCAAGAAAAAGACTCATTGGCAATCGCCTACCAAGGCATTCCACCAAAAGGCTTTTAGAAGgggaaggagaaagcaaaaatacCGTTATTTCAAGAGAAGAAAACCTCAGACTAAGTCAAACAGATGTTTCATCTGTGGAAAACAAGGACATTTTGCTAAGTCGTGTCCCCACAAGACAAAAAAGGAGATAAAGATGCTTCAGTCCTTAATGGATGCAGCTTCCATTGAAGACGGAGAAGATCTTGAATCAGTACTTGAAGAACAAGAAGTTAAAGACAGAGAAACTGAATATGTTTTTCAAGACTCTGATTCAGAAGGAGACCTTCCACCAAGAAGGTCAATCTTTTCTATATCCTCCTTTGCACCACCCATAGCCTCCATTACTACAAAGATTCCTAAAAGATCAAATTTTCCAGAAAAAGAACTTGGATACCTTAGATCCTTAGGAATGAAACAGATTGATGGTACTCCTCGTCCCCATTTTGATTTAAAGGTCAAGACATCTATCTATGACAAATCCACAAAGGCTGTTGCCAGGGGCGGAGCTAGGCTAACTATTTAG